In Monodelphis domestica isolate mMonDom1 chromosome 3, mMonDom1.pri, whole genome shotgun sequence, the following proteins share a genomic window:
- the ESS2 gene encoding splicing factor ESS-2 homolog, whose amino-acid sequence MESPCVGSASPASAARALGTLRRQGTVLACPRTRNKQVEETKARKRVLDEEEYIEGLQTVIQRDFFPDVEKLQAQKEYLEAEESGDLERMRQIAIKFGPSLGKLSRDTPLPYVTPATFETPEVHPGITSLATKPRLRAKGPEEGSGEAEEEEDKEPLPSLDAFLTKYTSEDNASFQEIMEVAKEKERARHAWLYEAEDEFEKRQQDNLALPSTEQQALQSSQAGVETWKYKAKNSLMYYPEGVPDKEDVFKKPRQVLHRNTRFLRDPFSQALSKSQLQQAAALNAQYKQGKVGPDGKELIPQESPKVNGYGFVATPSPAPGVNESPMMTWGEVESTPLRIDGSETPYVDRTPGPAFKILEPGRRERLGLKMATEAAAKNRAKKQEALRRVTENLASLTPKGLSPAMSPALQRLVNRTTSKYTDKALRASYTPSPVHPGYKTPAGGPPTPTGTPTPGTATRTPLTQDPASITDNLLQLPKRRKASDFF is encoded by the exons ATGGAGAGCCCATGCGTTGGCAGCGCCTCGCCGGCTTCTGCGGCCCGGGCGCTGGGCACCTTGCGGAGGCAAGGCACGGTCCTGGCCTGCCCCAGGACGCGCAACAAGCAGGTAGAGGAGACGAAGGCGAGGAAACGAGTCCTCGACGAAGAAGAATACATTGAG GGCTTGCAGACAGTGATCCAGCGGGACTTCTTTCCCGATGTGGAGAAACTCCAAGCCCAGAAGGAATACTTGGAGGCCGAGGAGAGCGGGGATCTAGAGAGGATGCGGCAGATAGCCATCAAGTTTGGCCCCTCCTTGGGCAAATTATCCAGAGACACCCCTCTGCCCT ATGTGACCCCAGCTACATTTGAGACTCCTGAGGTTCACCCAGGTATTACCTCCTTAGCAACTAAGCCCAGACTTCGTGCCAAAGGTCCTGAGGAAG GGTCAGGAGaagcagaggaagaggaagataaagAACCCCTCCCTAGTCTCGATGCTTTCCTGACCAAGTATACCAGTGAGGATAATGCCTCGTTCCAGGAGATCATGGAAGTGGCCAAGGAGAAGGAGCGAGCTAGGCATGCCTGGCTCTATGAGGCAGAGGATGAATTCGAAAAG AGGCAGCAGGATAACCTGGCCCTCCCATCTACTGAGCAGCAGGCCCTGCAGAGCAGCCAGGCTGGGGTGGAGACTTGGAAGTACAAGGCCAAGAATTCCCTTATGTACTACCCAGAAG GTGTCCCTGACAAGGAGGATGTGTTTAAGAAGCCCCGGCAGGTGCTGCATAGAAACACTCGATTTCTCCGGGACCCTTTCAGCCAGGCTCTGAGCAAGTCCCAGCTCCAGCAGGCAGCTGCCCTTAATGCCCAG TACAAACAAGGGAAAGTCGGACCTGATGGTAAGGAGCTGATCCCTCAGGAGTCCCCCAAGGTCAATGGGTATGGATTTGTCGCCACCCCTTCTCCGGCCCCTG GGGTGAATGAATCTCCCATGATGACGTGGGGTGAGGTTGAAAGTACCCCTTTGCGAATTGATGGGTCAGAAACCCCATATGTGGACAGAACTCCGGGACCAGCCTTCAAG ATCCTGGAGCCTGGACGCCGAGAGAGGTTAGGTCTCAAGATGGCCACAGAGGCGGCTGCCAAGAACCGAGCCAAGAAGCAGGAGGCCCTAAGAAGAGTTACGGAGAACCTGGCCAG CCTCACCCCAAAAGGCCTGAGTCCTGCTATGTCCCCGGCCCTGCAGCGCCTTGTTAACAGGACCACCAGCAAATATACTGATAAGGCCCTCCGGGCCAGTTACACACCCTCGCCAGTCCACCCTGGCTACAAGACACCTGCAGGTGGCCCTCCAACTCCCACGGGCACGCCTACCCCTGGCACCGCCACGAGGACTCCCCTTACCCAGGACCCTGCTTCCATCACCGATAACCTCTTGCAACTCCCCAAGAGACGGAAAGCGTCAGATTTCTTCTGA